In the Bacteroidota bacterium genome, one interval contains:
- a CDS encoding YifB family Mg chelatase-like AAA ATPase, with translation MLAKTFGSAVYGVSATTITVEVYVGQGEKYYMVGLPDNAVKESQQRIDTALKETGYRMPRQKVVVNMAPADIRKEGSSYDLPIAVGILIASGQLDSVINVEKYVIMGELSLEGEVKPIRGALPIAIQAKKEQYEGIILPVQNAREAAVVSGLKVYGVSHINDVVDILLGTSGIEPTEINTREEFANSENQYDIDFADVRGQENIKRAMEIAAAGGHNVILIGPPGSGKTMLAKRLPTILPPMTLHEALETTKIHSVAGKLGRETGLMPTRPFRSPHHTVSNVALVGGGANPQPGEISLAHNGVLFLDELPEFDKKALEVMRQPLEERMVVISRAKYSIEYPASFMLVAAMNPCPCGYYNHPEKECTCPPGMVGKYLGRVSGPLLDRIDIHIEVTPVSFDQLSDNRKAEASVHVRERVASAREIQSKRFEGSAGVYCNAQMSSSELREICTIPAAGQNLLKTAMEKLNLSARAYDRILKVSRTIADLDNSEGIKIEHLAEAIHYRSLDREDWAG, from the coding sequence ATGTTAGCTAAAACCTTTGGCAGTGCAGTTTACGGCGTTAGTGCAACCACTATTACTGTGGAAGTATATGTGGGCCAAGGCGAGAAGTATTATATGGTGGGGCTACCTGATAATGCTGTAAAAGAAAGTCAGCAAAGAATAGATACCGCACTTAAAGAAACGGGTTATCGCATGCCGCGGCAAAAGGTGGTGGTGAATATGGCCCCCGCTGATATACGCAAGGAAGGATCATCGTACGATTTGCCCATCGCTGTAGGAATACTGATAGCGTCAGGACAATTAGATTCCGTAATCAATGTCGAAAAATATGTTATCATGGGTGAGCTCTCCTTGGAGGGCGAAGTGAAGCCAATTCGCGGAGCATTGCCCATTGCTATACAAGCTAAAAAAGAACAATACGAAGGTATAATACTTCCCGTCCAAAATGCCCGTGAAGCCGCAGTAGTTAGTGGATTAAAAGTATATGGTGTGAGCCATATTAACGATGTGGTTGATATACTTTTGGGTACCTCTGGCATTGAACCAACAGAGATTAATACACGTGAAGAATTTGCTAACAGCGAGAATCAATATGATATAGATTTTGCGGATGTGCGTGGTCAAGAAAATATAAAAAGGGCGATGGAGATTGCTGCAGCAGGTGGCCATAATGTGATACTAATCGGCCCCCCAGGTTCGGGCAAAACTATGCTTGCCAAAAGGCTTCCCACAATTTTACCACCAATGACTTTGCATGAAGCCTTAGAGACTACCAAAATACACTCGGTAGCTGGCAAGCTAGGTCGAGAAACAGGATTGATGCCCACTAGACCATTCCGTTCGCCGCATCATACCGTGAGCAATGTTGCACTTGTTGGTGGTGGAGCAAACCCGCAGCCTGGAGAAATTTCGCTGGCACATAATGGGGTTTTGTTTTTAGATGAATTGCCCGAGTTTGATAAGAAAGCCTTAGAGGTGATGCGTCAACCTTTGGAAGAGAGAATGGTGGTGATTTCAAGAGCGAAATATTCTATTGAATATCCTGCCAGCTTTATGCTGGTCGCTGCAATGAACCCTTGCCCCTGCGGTTATTATAATCATCCAGAGAAGGAATGCACCTGCCCACCAGGTATGGTTGGCAAATATTTGGGCAGAGTATCAGGCCCATTGCTCGATAGGATAGATATACATATAGAAGTTACGCCCGTAAGTTTTGATCAATTATCGGATAATAGAAAAGCTGAAGCTAGTGTGCATGTGCGTGAACGTGTTGCTTCGGCAAGAGAAATACAGAGCAAAAGATTTGAAGGATCGGCAGGTGTGTATTGTAATGCACAAATGAGTTCATCAGAACTTAGAGAAATTTGCACAATACCTGCAGCAGGGCAAAACTTATTAAAGACTGCAATGGAAAAGTTGAACCTTTCAGCCCGTGCTTATGACCGCATTTTAAAAGTAAGCCGCACCATTGCTGATTTGGATAATAGCGAAGGGATAAAAATTGAGCACCTCGCTGAAGCTATTCATTACAGGAGTTTGGATAGAGAAGATTGGGCGGGGTAA
- the lon gene encoding endopeptidase La translates to MMSNDNFMFDELIDDDNDNTPEFIPLMSNEAEEDMSKEPLPATLPILPLRNTVLFPGVVIPITIGRDKSIKLIKESYKKDKIIGAVSQKDSNIEDPTFADLNSVGTVANIIKMLRMPDGNTMVIIQGKRRFNLENEVSSEPFFVGSVKPFVDRKDEKSKEFNALISSIRDMALRIIDINPNIPSEAGFAMKNISSPRFLVNFISSNMNLELVQKQAILAMDNLADRAKAVIEHLTKELQMLEMKMEIQSKVRGDMDKQQREYFLNQQLRQIQEELGQDSPDKELLNLREKGKEKKWHKDIAEAFNKELDKLQRMNNMSPDFSVGLNYAQVLLDLPWNEFTVDKLDLKRARRILDEDHFGMEKVKQRILEYLAVLKLKGDMKSPILCLFGPPGVGKTSLGKSIAKSIGRKYVRMSLGGLHDEAEIRGHRKTYIGAMPGRVIQSLKKAKSANPVFILDEIDKVGRDTRGDVSSALLELLDPEQNNAFYDNYIELEFDLSRVMFIATANSLDTIQPALLDRMEIIDLSGYTLEEKIEIAKKHLISKQREAHGLNARNFKVTDAAVRKVVEGYTRESGVRGLDKKIAALARGQAKEIVIGNKPETSIGVHEVSKLLGAEKVELETYQDNDVAGVVTGLAWTPVGGEILFIESILTKGRGGLKLTGQLGDVMKESASTALTYLKSHSSYLKIEPEVFNHWDIHIHVPAGAVPKDGPSAGVTMLTSLASLFTQRKVKKKLAMTGEITLRGKVLPIGGVKEKILAARRAGITEIILCITNERDVKEIPDHYLEGLQIHYVTNMLEVLDLALTDEKVENPLDLKPFEPKKKIGFGMAMEEDSSI, encoded by the coding sequence ATGATGAGTAACGACAATTTTATGTTTGATGAGCTAATAGACGACGATAACGATAATACCCCCGAGTTTATACCTTTGATGAGCAACGAGGCGGAAGAAGACATGAGCAAAGAGCCTTTGCCTGCTACCTTGCCCATACTGCCTTTGCGTAATACGGTTTTGTTCCCTGGTGTGGTAATCCCTATTACTATTGGTCGTGATAAAAGTATAAAACTTATCAAGGAGTCTTATAAGAAAGATAAAATAATTGGAGCTGTTTCGCAAAAAGATTCCAATATAGAGGACCCCACTTTTGCTGACCTCAACAGTGTGGGAACGGTTGCCAATATTATAAAAATGCTTCGAATGCCCGATGGAAATACCATGGTAATTATACAAGGCAAACGTCGTTTCAATTTAGAAAACGAAGTATCGAGCGAGCCATTTTTTGTAGGCTCAGTAAAACCATTTGTAGATAGGAAAGATGAGAAGTCGAAGGAGTTTAATGCCCTTATTTCTTCTATCCGCGACATGGCTTTACGCATTATAGATATCAACCCCAATATCCCTTCGGAAGCAGGGTTTGCGATGAAGAATATCAGCAGCCCCAGATTTTTGGTGAACTTTATTTCATCCAATATGAATTTGGAATTGGTGCAGAAGCAGGCCATACTAGCGATGGACAATTTGGCAGACCGAGCCAAAGCCGTTATCGAGCATTTGACCAAAGAACTGCAAATGTTGGAAATGAAAATGGAAATACAAAGCAAGGTACGAGGCGATATGGACAAACAACAACGGGAGTATTTCTTGAACCAACAATTGCGTCAGATACAAGAAGAGTTAGGACAAGATTCGCCCGATAAAGAATTGCTGAACTTGCGTGAAAAAGGCAAAGAGAAAAAGTGGCATAAAGATATAGCAGAAGCCTTTAACAAAGAACTGGACAAACTACAACGGATGAATAATATGAGTCCCGATTTTTCTGTGGGACTTAATTATGCTCAAGTATTATTAGACCTGCCTTGGAACGAATTTACTGTAGATAAACTTGACTTAAAACGTGCCCGCAGAATATTGGACGAGGACCATTTTGGAATGGAGAAAGTGAAGCAACGTATATTAGAATATTTGGCAGTGCTCAAATTGAAAGGCGATATGAAGAGCCCTATTCTATGCTTGTTTGGCCCTCCAGGTGTGGGCAAAACCTCATTGGGAAAATCAATTGCAAAATCTATAGGCCGCAAATATGTACGTATGTCTTTGGGCGGATTACATGATGAGGCAGAGATTCGTGGTCACCGTAAAACCTATATAGGTGCAATGCCGGGCCGTGTGATACAAAGTTTGAAGAAGGCCAAATCGGCCAACCCCGTTTTTATATTGGATGAAATTGATAAAGTGGGACGAGATACAAGGGGCGATGTATCGTCGGCATTATTAGAATTGTTGGATCCCGAACAGAACAATGCGTTTTATGATAATTATATTGAACTAGAATTTGACTTATCGAGGGTGATGTTTATTGCTACCGCAAACAGTCTCGATACTATACAGCCTGCCCTATTGGATAGGATGGAAATAATAGACCTGAGCGGTTATACGCTTGAGGAAAAAATAGAGATTGCGAAGAAGCATCTTATATCAAAACAGAGAGAGGCACATGGACTAAACGCACGCAATTTTAAAGTGACCGATGCTGCGGTGCGTAAAGTGGTGGAGGGCTATACCCGTGAATCGGGTGTACGTGGTTTGGACAAAAAGATTGCAGCCCTTGCCCGTGGCCAAGCTAAAGAAATTGTGATTGGCAATAAGCCCGAAACATCTATCGGTGTGCATGAAGTGAGCAAACTTTTGGGTGCTGAAAAAGTGGAACTTGAAACGTATCAAGATAATGATGTGGCAGGTGTGGTTACTGGCCTAGCTTGGACTCCCGTGGGCGGCGAGATTTTATTTATAGAATCGATACTGACCAAAGGCCGAGGCGGTTTGAAGTTAACCGGACAATTGGGCGATGTGATGAAAGAGTCGGCATCGACTGCACTTACTTATTTGAAATCGCATTCGAGTTATTTGAAAATAGAACCCGAAGTATTTAACCATTGGGATATACATATCCATGTGCCCGCAGGTGCCGTGCCCAAGGATGGCCCATCGGCGGGAGTGACTATGCTTACCTCATTGGCATCACTATTCACCCAACGCAAAGTGAAAAAGAAACTAGCCATGACAGGTGAAATAACTTTGCGTGGTAAAGTATTACCCATTGGTGGAGTTAAGGAAAAGATACTTGCAGCAAGGCGTGCAGGTATTACCGAGATTATATTATGTATTACCAACGAACGCGATGTAAAAGAAATACCTGACCATTATTTGGAAGGCTTGCAAATACATTATGTAACAAATATGCTAGAGGTTTTAGATTTGGCATTAACCGACGAGAAAGTAGAAAACCCCTTGGACCTAAAACCCTTTGAACCAAAGAAGAAAATAGGATTTGGAATGGCCATGGAGGAGGATAGTTCTATATAA
- a CDS encoding aldo/keto reductase: MQYRKLGKTGIQVSALSFGSWLTFGKQIESNMAEKLMHKAYDAGINFFDNAEIYSRGQSELVMGEVLKKANWVRSSYMVSSKVFFGYEESKPNQTGLSRKHIMEGCHATLKRLQVDYIDLYFCHRPDKQTPIAETVWAMNTLIQQGKILYWGTSEWSAQEILQAHIEAVRHHLLGPVMEQPQYNMFEREKIEKDFLHLYQYEGLGTTIWSPLASGLLSGKYNNATPTDTRLNIEGMEWLKERMFQPGRLETIDKLNTLAKELSLSLPVLALAWVLKNEHVSTAILGASKVEQLDENLKALDAAALFTAEVMEKIDTILGNKPVQALF; encoded by the coding sequence ATGCAATACAGAAAACTCGGAAAAACAGGAATACAAGTTAGTGCCCTCTCATTTGGCAGTTGGCTCACCTTTGGCAAACAAATAGAAAGCAATATGGCCGAAAAGCTCATGCACAAAGCCTACGATGCAGGTATCAACTTTTTCGATAATGCCGAAATATATAGTCGCGGCCAAAGCGAATTAGTGATGGGGGAAGTACTCAAAAAAGCCAATTGGGTTCGCAGCAGTTATATGGTAAGTAGCAAGGTGTTTTTTGGCTACGAAGAAAGCAAACCTAATCAAACAGGTCTGAGTCGCAAACATATTATGGAAGGCTGCCATGCCACCCTCAAACGCTTGCAGGTTGATTATATAGATTTATACTTTTGCCACCGACCTGATAAGCAAACACCCATTGCCGAAACCGTGTGGGCTATGAACACCCTTATACAACAAGGCAAAATATTATACTGGGGCACTAGCGAATGGAGTGCTCAGGAAATACTGCAAGCACATATCGAAGCGGTCCGTCACCACCTGCTTGGTCCCGTAATGGAGCAGCCACAGTATAATATGTTCGAACGCGAAAAAATAGAAAAAGACTTTTTGCATTTGTACCAATACGAAGGACTGGGAACTACCATCTGGAGCCCACTTGCCAGTGGATTACTCAGTGGCAAGTATAATAACGCTACCCCTACTGATACCCGCCTCAATATAGAAGGAATGGAATGGCTCAAAGAACGTATGTTCCAACCCGGCCGCTTAGAAACAATTGATAAGCTCAATACCCTAGCAAAAGAACTTTCTCTATCATTACCCGTATTGGCACTCGCTTGGGTTTTGAAAAACGAACACGTAAGCACTGCCATCCTTGGTGCCAGCAAAGTAGAACAACTCGACGAAAATCTCAAAGCACTCGATGCTGCTGCTTTGTTTACTGCGGAAGTAATGGAAAAGATAGATACTATTTTGGGGAATAAGCCGGTGCAGGCGTTGTTTTAG
- a CDS encoding type II toxin-antitoxin system RelE/ParE family toxin, with product MKTVNRLQSVTKIEQLYQYNGLNYEKLRGDRKGHSSARVNDQYRLIFEEVSDDEEPFEVVLLEIEELSKHYE from the coding sequence ATTAAAACTGTAAACCGACTTCAATCTGTTACTAAAATTGAACAGCTTTATCAATATAATGGATTAAATTACGAAAAGCTAAGGGGCGATAGAAAAGGCCATAGCTCGGCAAGGGTGAATGACCAATACCGATTGATATTTGAAGAAGTAAGCGATGATGAAGAACCCTTTGAAGTGGTGCTGTTAGAAATAGAAGAATTGAGCAAGCACTACGAATAA